A DNA window from Agarivorans sp. TSD2052 contains the following coding sequences:
- a CDS encoding carbohydrate ABC transporter permease, whose product MANNSSSHSQEKPGNGAVEPQMGKRLRSSDVAPWLFLGPALIIFSIYVLFPVLQSIWLSFFEWDGLGEKTFIGFGNYVELFDSDQFWTALTNNILWMLLFMLAPPCGLAIALFLNQQVYGIRLVKALFFFPFVISQVVVGLVFSWFYDPSFGVLNSVITFFGGDPVSILADEDLVTYGIIAAGLWPQIAYCMILYLTGLNNLNHEQLEAARLDNAKGLKMLWYIVLPQLRPATFIAIVVTVIGALRSFDLVATMTAGGPWGSSTVLAYMMYEESIFNYRMGYGAAVAVVLFLIMDIYIAYFLWRMIRSEK is encoded by the coding sequence ATGGCGAATAACTCTTCAAGTCACTCCCAAGAAAAGCCCGGCAATGGGGCCGTTGAACCACAAATGGGTAAACGATTACGCTCCAGTGATGTAGCGCCTTGGTTATTCTTGGGGCCGGCCTTAATCATCTTTTCGATTTATGTGTTGTTTCCGGTTTTGCAAAGTATTTGGTTAAGTTTTTTTGAATGGGATGGGCTTGGCGAAAAAACCTTTATTGGTTTTGGCAACTACGTAGAACTGTTTGATAGCGACCAATTTTGGACAGCGCTCACCAATAACATTTTATGGATGCTGTTGTTTATGTTGGCGCCACCTTGCGGTTTAGCCATTGCCTTATTTTTGAATCAACAGGTTTACGGAATCCGCTTAGTTAAAGCCTTATTCTTTTTCCCGTTTGTTATTTCTCAAGTCGTTGTGGGCTTGGTGTTCTCTTGGTTCTACGACCCAAGCTTTGGCGTGCTGAATAGTGTAATTACTTTTTTTGGTGGTGATCCGGTCTCTATTTTAGCTGACGAAGATCTTGTGACTTACGGCATTATCGCCGCGGGCTTATGGCCGCAAATTGCCTACTGCATGATTTTGTATCTAACAGGTTTAAATAACCTCAATCATGAGCAATTAGAGGCCGCTCGGCTAGACAATGCTAAGGGTTTAAAAATGCTGTGGTATATCGTACTACCGCAGTTGCGCCCAGCCACTTTCATTGCAATCGTAGTAACAGTCATTGGGGCTCTGCGCTCTTTCGACCTCGTAGCCACCATGACTGCGGGTGGTCCTTGGGGAAGTTCAACAGTGCTCGCTTATATGATGTATGAAGAATCAATCTTTAATTATCGTATGGGCTACGGTGCAGCGGTAGCAGTAGTGCTATTTTTAATTATGGATATTTATATCGCTTACTTTTTGTG
- a CDS encoding ABC transporter ATP-binding protein, which produces MADITLSGLVKRYAKVETIHGVDLEIKHGEFVVFVGPSGCGKSTLLRMIAGLEDISAGELSIDNQRVNNVDPADRGVAMVFQSYALYPHMTVAENMGFGMKMNGVDKAVIKKRVDMAAKTLQMENLLHRTPKELSGGQRQRVAIGRAIVRDPRVFLFDEPLSNLDAELRVEMRLQIAKLHKELQTTMVYVTHDQVEAMTLADKIVVLRAGNIEQVGSPLELYSYPENIFVAGFIGSPKMNFMPSKVSALDGNIATIELSDGQHIQLAVRADSVSVDEQLQLGIRPEHLRLNEQGEVKLSFQNEVSERLGNATYLFGQLGEVDGIKVHVNGDHQVERFTEITLSTELSECYLFNQQGIAVRQYQ; this is translated from the coding sequence ATGGCGGATATTACACTTTCAGGTTTAGTTAAGCGTTATGCCAAAGTAGAAACCATTCACGGAGTAGACCTAGAGATAAAGCACGGAGAGTTCGTGGTTTTTGTCGGTCCTTCAGGGTGCGGAAAATCAACACTGCTGCGGATGATAGCCGGTTTAGAAGATATTTCTGCTGGTGAATTATCGATAGATAACCAGCGGGTTAACAATGTTGACCCAGCAGATCGCGGCGTCGCGATGGTTTTCCAATCTTATGCTTTATACCCACACATGACCGTGGCCGAGAATATGGGCTTTGGTATGAAAATGAATGGTGTAGATAAAGCGGTGATAAAAAAACGGGTCGATATGGCCGCTAAAACACTGCAAATGGAAAACTTACTACACCGCACCCCCAAAGAGCTGTCTGGTGGACAGCGACAACGGGTGGCAATTGGTCGAGCCATTGTTCGAGATCCCCGAGTATTTCTATTTGATGAGCCGCTTTCCAATTTGGATGCTGAACTACGCGTAGAAATGCGGCTACAAATCGCTAAGCTGCATAAAGAACTGCAGACCACCATGGTGTATGTTACGCATGACCAAGTAGAAGCAATGACCTTAGCCGACAAAATAGTGGTGCTACGCGCCGGGAATATTGAGCAGGTAGGCTCTCCTCTTGAACTGTATAGTTATCCGGAAAATATTTTTGTCGCAGGCTTTATTGGTTCGCCCAAAATGAACTTTATGCCAAGTAAAGTAAGCGCATTAGACGGCAATATTGCCACCATTGAATTAAGCGATGGTCAGCATATTCAGCTCGCCGTAAGAGCAGACAGTGTAAGCGTTGACGAGCAGTTACAACTAGGTATTCGCCCTGAACATTTACGACTCAATGAGCAGGGAGAAGTCAAACTAAGCTTTCAAAATGAAGTCAGTGAGCGCCTAGGTAATGCCACTTATCTATTTGGCCAATTGGGTGAAGTTGATGGTATCAAGGTACATGTAAATGGTGACCATCAGGTAGAACGATTTACCGAGATCACCCTTAGTACTGAACTCAGTGAATGCTACCTGTTTAATCAGCAAGGTATTGCAGTGCGCCAATATCAATAA
- the leuA gene encoding 2-isopropylmalate synthase — protein MSAFTHQKYQAFPPVQLAQRTWPNNTITHAPQWCSVDLRDGNQALIEPMSVEQKKALFALLIKLGFKQIEVGFPAASTTDFDFVRWLIEAEQIPDDVSIQVLTQARPALIARTFEAVSGAKNAIVHLYNSTSRVQREKVFKLDKAGIIDIAVQGAKELQQHALRYPDTNWQFQYSPESFTGTELDFSVDICNAVVAQWRPHASKKIILNLPATVEMSTPNVYADQIEWFIQHIDHREDIIISQHTHNDRGCGIAAAELGQLAGADRVEGTLLGNGERTGNMDIVTMAMNLYSQGIDPKLDLANVDEIVQVVKYCTQLPVHPRHPYVGELVFTAFSGSHQDAIKKCLDLQREGSAWDVAYLPIDPADLGRDYQEVIRINSQSGKGGISYILDRDYGIQLPRWALIEFSAIVQKDAEHSGEEISPNKIWTLFQQHYLSQTKGYQLGHYQVNYQQQEHIQISLQHPEQPCKIEAFGNGALAAFVNGLKQQFELDIEVVDYSEHALSKGAEAEAVCYIHAKIAGQRYLGVAIDKDILTASLKAMLCAVNQELTALGAEAEA, from the coding sequence ATGTCTGCTTTTACTCACCAAAAATATCAAGCCTTTCCCCCTGTTCAGCTTGCCCAAAGAACTTGGCCGAACAATACCATTACCCACGCCCCGCAATGGTGTAGCGTTGACCTTAGAGATGGCAACCAGGCACTCATCGAGCCGATGTCTGTAGAGCAGAAAAAAGCCTTGTTTGCGCTGTTAATAAAGCTAGGTTTTAAGCAAATCGAAGTTGGCTTTCCTGCTGCATCAACCACTGACTTTGACTTTGTTCGCTGGTTGATCGAAGCAGAGCAAATTCCTGATGATGTGTCTATTCAAGTATTAACTCAGGCTCGCCCCGCCTTGATAGCCCGAACGTTTGAAGCCGTTTCTGGGGCTAAGAATGCGATCGTTCATTTGTATAACTCCACCTCTCGGGTACAGCGCGAGAAAGTATTCAAACTCGATAAAGCCGGTATTATCGACATCGCAGTTCAAGGCGCTAAAGAGCTGCAACAACACGCGTTACGCTACCCCGATACTAACTGGCAATTTCAATACTCGCCCGAGAGTTTCACCGGTACTGAGTTAGATTTTTCCGTGGATATTTGCAACGCAGTGGTGGCCCAATGGCGCCCTCATGCAAGCAAAAAAATCATATTGAACCTACCTGCTACGGTAGAAATGTCGACCCCTAATGTTTACGCGGATCAAATAGAGTGGTTCATCCAGCATATTGATCATCGCGAAGACATTATTATTAGTCAGCATACCCATAACGACCGAGGTTGTGGCATCGCCGCTGCAGAGTTAGGTCAGCTAGCTGGTGCAGACCGAGTAGAAGGCACCTTGTTAGGTAACGGTGAACGAACCGGCAACATGGATATCGTCACCATGGCCATGAACCTATATAGCCAGGGTATTGACCCAAAACTAGATTTAGCAAATGTAGATGAAATTGTACAAGTCGTGAAATACTGTACTCAATTGCCTGTACATCCGCGTCATCCCTATGTTGGAGAACTGGTGTTTACCGCCTTTTCTGGCAGTCATCAGGATGCGATTAAGAAATGCTTAGATTTGCAGCGTGAAGGCTCAGCTTGGGATGTCGCTTATCTGCCTATCGACCCGGCGGATTTAGGCCGTGATTATCAGGAAGTGATCCGCATTAACAGCCAATCGGGCAAAGGCGGTATTTCTTATATCCTTGATAGGGATTATGGCATTCAGCTACCGCGTTGGGCACTTATCGAGTTTAGCGCGATCGTACAAAAGGATGCTGAACATAGTGGTGAAGAAATTAGCCCGAATAAAATATGGACGTTATTCCAACAACACTACTTGAGTCAAACCAAGGGCTATCAACTTGGTCATTATCAAGTTAATTACCAACAGCAAGAACATATTCAAATAAGCTTACAGCACCCTGAGCAGCCTTGTAAGATAGAAGCCTTTGGCAACGGAGCGTTAGCCGCTTTTGTCAACGGTTTGAAACAACAATTTGAATTAGATATTGAGGTCGTCGATTACAGTGAACACGCCCTAAGCAAAGGCGCAGAAGCCGAAGCAGTATGTTACATCCATGCAAAAATTGCCGGGCAGCGTTACCTTGGCGTGGCTATCGATAAAGATATATTGACCGCAAGCCTTAAAGCGATGTTGTGTGCGGTAAACCAAGAGTTAACGGCATTGGGGGCTGAAGCGGAAGCTTAA
- a CDS encoding FKBP-type peptidyl-prolyl cis-trans isomerase: MKVAKDCVVRFEYTLHETGGEQLEATEKDAVAYLHGHNAMIPAIEAGLEGKEAGDLVNLSLPPEQAYGVRNEEAVERISVKHLQGAKRWKAGMPAVVQTEQGPRQVTVLKVGKFMATIDTNHPYAGKHLDFAIKVVEARDATEEELAHGHAHGAGGHQH; this comes from the coding sequence ATGAAAGTCGCAAAAGACTGTGTCGTTCGATTTGAATATACCCTGCATGAAACCGGTGGTGAGCAGCTAGAAGCCACTGAAAAAGACGCGGTGGCGTATTTGCACGGCCATAATGCCATGATCCCTGCCATTGAAGCGGGTTTAGAAGGCAAAGAAGCCGGTGACCTGGTTAACTTAAGCCTGCCTCCAGAGCAAGCTTATGGCGTTCGCAATGAAGAAGCAGTAGAGCGTATCTCTGTTAAACATTTGCAAGGTGCTAAGCGTTGGAAAGCGGGCATGCCAGCGGTTGTTCAAACTGAACAAGGCCCGCGCCAAGTTACGGTACTAAAAGTGGGTAAGTTTATGGCAACCATTGATACTAATCACCCTTATGCGGGTAAACATCTAGATTTTGCTATCAAGGTGGTAGAAGCTCGTGATGCTACTGAAGAAGAGTTAGCTCATGGTCATGCCCATGGAGCTGGTGGTCATCAGCACTAA
- a CDS encoding sirohydrochlorin chelatase: protein MRTILYSRNTMKALLVVAHGSRRVQSNQEVVTLAAQMAKQLTDYQHVHAAFLELVEPSISTTIEECYQAGVRDITLYPHFLAEGTHVVNDLPRIVEQAHSAHNDLQIKLIQHLGGFPGLADFICKQL, encoded by the coding sequence CTGAGAACAATACTTTATTCAAGGAATACAATGAAAGCTTTACTGGTTGTGGCTCATGGAAGCCGTCGCGTTCAGTCAAACCAAGAAGTGGTCACTCTTGCGGCCCAAATGGCCAAGCAACTCACCGATTATCAACATGTGCATGCCGCATTTTTAGAGTTGGTTGAACCTTCAATATCGACAACCATAGAAGAGTGTTATCAAGCAGGGGTTAGAGATATTACCCTATATCCTCATTTTTTAGCGGAAGGAACCCATGTGGTGAACGATCTTCCGCGCATCGTAGAGCAAGCACACAGCGCGCACAATGACTTGCAGATTAAACTGATTCAGCATTTGGGTGGTTTTCCCGGTCTCGCTGATTTTATCTGTAAGCAACTTTAG